In the genome of Sphingomonas sp. LR60, the window GAACGGCGTGCCGTCGGGCGCGACATAGGCGCGGTCGGCGGCGAGCCGGCGCGTGAGCGCCGCGCCGTTCTTGGTGAAGGTTTCCGCCAGATCGCCGCGCATCAGCCCCAGCCAGTTGGCGTAGGCGGCGACCTTGTCCGCGGCATCGACCGCCGCAACCGAATCCTCAAGGTCGCAGATCGTGGTCAGCGCCGATTCGAGGATCACATCGCTCAGCCCCGCCGGATCGTTGCGGCCGATCGGATGCGCACGGTCGATGACCAGTTCGATATGCAGCCCGTGATGGCGCAGCAGCCAATTGTCGCCGGCCCGCCCCGCAAGCTGTGTCGGGTCGGCAAGCGCGGGCGCGTCCCCTGCCCAGTCGCGCCAGCTTCCGTGTGCGAGCGGCAACGCATCGTCGAGGAAGTCGCGCGCCCAGCCGATCACCTGCGCGCCGCGCGCCGGATCGTAGCCGGGGCCGGCGGGCGTGCCCGGCAACGCGTCGGTGCCGTACAGCGCATCGTACAGGCTGCCCCAGCGCGCGTTCGCCGCGTTGAGCAGGAAGCGCGCGTTGAGGATCGGGACGACGAGTTGCGGCCCGGCGACGCGCGCCACTTCGTCGTCGACCGCACCGGGCGCGATCGTGAACGGCGCGGGTTCGGCAACAAGATAGCCGATCTTGCGGAGGAACGCCTGATAGCCGGCGTGGTCGTGCGGCTGCCCGGTGCGCGCACGATGCCACGCATCGATTTGCGCCTGCAACGCGTCGCGATGCCGGAGCAGCACAGCATTCTCGGGGGCGAAGCGCGCGTAGAGGGCGGCCAGGCCGCGCCAGAAGGCGTCGGCGGCGATGCCGGTGCCGGGCAGCGCACGGTCTTCGACGAAGCTGGCGAGTTCGGCGGCGACATTCAGTCCGGCGCGATCGGCATAAGGGTCGGTCATCGTCCACATCCTCCTGACCGACAGCCTTAACCGGCTTGCGATCCTGTCGGTAGCAGGCAAAGGTTCCAAACACCTTTTCCCGTGGAGAACGAATGCTCGATCCCGATTACGTGCTGTTCGCGCAAGTGATCGAGGCCGGCAGCCTTTCGGCGGCCGCGCGCGCGCTCGGTATCTCGCCCGCGATGGCGTCGAAGCGGCTGGCGCGGCTGGAGGCACGGTTGGGCGTGCGGCTGATCCAGCGCACGACGCGGCGGCTGGCCGCGACGGATGCGGGCGAGCGTTTCCATGCCGACGTCAGCGCGATCCTGCACGAGATCGCCGCGGCCGAGGCGCGGGTGACAGGCGTCCGCGACGAACCGGCCGGAGTGCTGCGCGTCTCCGCGCCGACCTCGTTCGGACGGTTGCACATCGCGCCACGTCTCCACGACTTCCTGCGCGCCGCCCCGCGCGTGTCGCTGGAGCTGAACCTGACCGATGCCAATGTCGATCTGGTCGCCGAGCGCGTCGATGTCGCGGTGCGGATCGCGCGCGACATCCCGCCAAGCCTGACCGCGCACCGGCTCGGCAGCAGCCCGCGGCTGTTGTGCGCCGCGCCCGCCTATCTCGCCGAACATGGCCAGCCGCGCACGCCCACCGACCTGCTGCGACACCGGCTGCTTGCCGCCGAGGGACAGTGGCCGTGGCAATTGGTCAACGGGCGGCGGCGAGAGGCGATCGACGCACAGAGCCATGTCCGCACCAATTCCAGCGAGATCGTGCGCGAGCTGGCGCTGGCCGGAGTCGGGATCGCGTTGCGATCGATCTGGGACGTCGGCGATGCGCTGGCAGCGGGGCGGCTGGTCGCGGTGCTGCCCGGTTGGGAAGGCCCGCGCGATCTCGCGATCCACGCGCTGCACCCCCGTGCGCCCGCGGTGCCGGCGGCAGTGACGGCATTCGTCGCGTTCCTGAAGAAGACGCTCGACCCGGCGCCGTGGTCAACCGGGGGCGTAGCGGGAGATCGGGATCGCGATCAGGCAGCGGACGCCATCCGCGCCTAACGCGAACGAGGTTCGCGCGCCGAGTTGATAGGGCAAGGCGCGCTCGATCAGTTCGCGGCCCTCGCCCGAGCCGAGCGGCGCGGTATCGGCCGGCGGCATCGCAACGCCGGTCTCATGCCAGTCGATGTGCAGCCAAGGCGTCTGATCCTCTGCCGGCACGACCGCCCAAGTGATCGACAAGCGCCCGCCCGCCGCGCCGAGCGCGCCATATTTCACCGCGTTGGTGGCGAGTTCGTGGAGCGCCATCGCCAGCGTCTGGACGATCGACGACCGCAGGCGCACGCCCTTCGGCCCGGCGCGCGTGACCGCGGTCGCCTCGCCGTCGAGCGCCGCCAGCTCCGCGTCGAGCAGGCTGTCGAAGGTGACGCGATCATCGTCGGACAATCGCGACAACAAGCCCTGCACGCGCACCAGCGCCTGCAAGCGATCGCCGAAGCGTTGGCGGAAATCGGGCAGGTCACGGCTCGACCGCGCGCTCTTGTCCGCGATCACGCGCACCACGCCGATCAGGTTGCGGGTGCGGTGCTGGAGCTCGGCGATCAAGACCTGCTGGCGCTCTGCCCAGGCGCGCCGTTCGGTGACGTCGATGATCGCGCCGACCATCCGCACCGGCTGCGCGGCCTCGTCGAAGAAGAAGCGCCCGCGCGCGGAATGCCAATGGAGCGAGCCATCGGGATGGACGACGCGGAACTCCTGCGCATAGGGACGCCCCCGCCCATCGCTTCCTCCATCAGCGTCTCCGCCTCGGCGCGATCGTCGGGATGGAGGCGCGCCAGCCATGCGTCATAGCTTGGCTCGACCGAGCCGACCGCATAGCCCTGAAGCTGGTAGTGTTCGGCCGACCAATGGACCTCGTCGGTGGCGACGTTCCAGTCCCACAGGCCGATCCCGCCGACCTCGACCGCGTTGCGCAGCCGCTCCTCGCTGCGGGTCACCGCCTCGCGCGCGTGGCGCGACGCGGTCACGTCGGAGGTGATGCCGCCGATCAGCACCACCTGCCCCTTCGCGTCGCGGATCGGGAATTCGGTGGTCCGCAACCAACGGGTCGCATCGTCGGACGCGCAGCGGATCCGGTAATCGACCGTGACATGCTCGCCACCGCGCACCCGCGCGACCGCCGCTTCGACGCGCGCGCGGTCCTCGGGCAGGATCAACGCCAGCCAGTTGCGATAATGGTCGCCCGTCAGCACCACGCTGCGCCGCTGGCCGTAGATCGTGCGGAACGCCGGAGTGACGTAGCGCCAGCGCAACGTGTCGGCATCGCGGATCCACAAGGCGTCGCGCGAGGCGTCGCCGAACAGCCGCAGCAATTCCTCACGCTCGCGCAGCCGTTCGGTCGCCTGCCGCTGTTCGGTGACGTCGAAGACGACGCCGTGCAGGATGCGCGTATCCGGCCCGTCCGCACGCCCGCGCCACCGCAGCCAGCATCCCGCGGTCGGGCCGGCGACGATTTCCAATTCGCCATCCAGCTCTTCGCCCGGCACGATCCTGCGTTCGATGAAGCCGTTGACGGCGGCACGCCCGACCGGCGACAAACGGGCGCGGAATTCCGCCGCCGCGCGCGGCTCGTCGCTGGCCGGCATGCCCCACAAGGCGAAGAAGCGCGCATCGCCGCGCACCTCGCCGCTCGCGAGGTCGACGCGCCACGCCCCCATGCCGCCGCCGTCCAGCGCGATGCGGCGCATTTCCTCGCTGCGCCGGACGACCTCGGCGGCGGTGCGGCGCGCGGTGACGTCGATCCCGCTGCCGAACCATTCGATGACCTGGCCCTGCGCATCGACGACCGGTAACGCGCGTGACGCGACCCAGCCGATCGAGCCGTCGGGGCAGCGGATGCGATGCTCCAGCTCGAACATCGACGGCCCGTCCAGTGCGGTGGCGATCGCGGCGAATACTGCGCCGCGATCCTCGTCAGGGATGAAGCGCTCCACCCAGTCGCTGACCGGCGCATCGACGTCGAGCAGCATCTCGCGCCCCTCCAGCCGCAGCAGCTGGCTCCAGTCGGCGCTCATCCGGAACAGCATGTGGCGGCCGGTCGCCGCCATCATCCGGAGCTGCGCCTCGCGGTCGCGCAATTCCGCGGTGGTGCGACGGTGATCGGTGACCTCGACCAGTTGCTGCAACGCGCCGGCGACCGCCCCGTCCGCATCGCGCACCGGGATCCAGGTGAGATCGAAGGTGCGGCACTGGAACTCGCCGTTCGCATCGCGCAGCGCTGCCTCGCGCCCGGCGACCTCCACCGCCTGCCCCGTCCAGACGGTCGCTAGCCGGCGCGCGACCTCCTGATTGTAGATCTCGCTCCACCCCTCCCACACCGGGCGGCCGAGCAACGCCGGATGCCGGTCACGCGCGATCTCGATATAGGCGTCGTTATAGAGTTGCAGCAGCGCGTCGCCCCACAGCAACGTCGCGGGACGCGGCATCGCGAGCATCGTCTCGATCGCCGACATCAGCTCGGCAGGCCAGTCGGTGAGTGCGCCCAGCGCGGTGGCCGACCAGTCGAAGGCGCGGATGCGCGCCGCCATGTCTCCGGTGCCGAACGGTCGCGTCATCACTGGCTCCATCCCGTCAGCAAAGCGCCAACATTAAACTTTAGCAAGATAAGCCTTTGGCGCTGCAAGCATGATAGCCGTCCGGCCGCCGATCCGATAGTGTCGGTGACAGTCATCAACATGGCGAAAACCGATCATGAAGCTGCTGATCGTCGAGGACGACGTCGAATATGCCACGGCGCTGCAGGCCGAACTGGCGCAACGCGATCACCAGGTCACGATCGCGGAGACGGGGCCGAGCGCGCTGACCGCTGTCGAGCGCGATGCGTTCGATGCGATGATCCTCGACTCGATGCTGCCGCAACTCAGCGGCGTGCGCGTGGTCGAGCGGTTGCGTGATGCCGGGCACAATCTGCCGGTGCTGATGCTCTCCGCGCTGGGACGCTCGGCGGAGAAGATCGGCGGCCTGACCGCGGGCGCCGACGATTATTGCGTCAAGCCGACCCCCGCCGCAGAGATCGAGGCGCGGCTCAACGCGCTGTTGCGCGCGCGCGGCTGGACCGCCGTCGGCGAGGGCGACATGCTACGCGCCGGCGACATCGTCATCAGCCCCGGCCAGCATCGCGCGTGGCGCGGCGAGGAACCGCTCGACCTGACGCGACTCGAATTCGGGCTGCTGACCGAGTTGGTCCGCCACGCCGGCAGCTATCTGACGCGCGCGATGCTGATCGAGCGAGTCTGGGGCTATGATTTCGAGCCGGGCACCAACATCGTCGACGCGCAGGTGAGGCTGCTCCGCCGCAAGCTGACCGCGGGCGGCGGCGACGATCCGATCGCCACCAAGCGCGGCGTCGGTTACATGCTGCGCGCGTGACATGCGGCTGCTGGAGGCGTCGCTCGGGCGGCTGACCGCGCTGTTCCTCGGTGCGTTCGGTGCCGCGACCGCGCTGACCGGCTATGCCAGCTATTCGGCGTCGCGACACACGATCGAGACGTTGGTCGACCGCCGTCTCGACGAAGTCAGCCGCGCGCTGCTCGACGAATCGCTGCGGGGAAATGCGGCCGCGATCCTGGCGCGGATCGCGGCCTTGTCCACGCAGCGCGAGACGGGCGACCTCGGGTTCGAGCTGACCGACGCCAAGGGACAGCGGCTGGGCGGCAACGTGAACGTGTCCGGGCCGGTGCCGCCGGGCTTCTCGACGCTGGGCGACAGCGTGCTGCCCGGCACCGCGACGTTCCGGATGCAGCGTCGTGACGCAGGCGGCGGCTTGCACCTGGTGACGCTGGTCGAAACCGAACCGATCGAGGGTTTCGCCGCGGTGTGGCTGCGCAGCTATGCGCTTGGCTTCGGCCTGATCGTCCTCATCGTCGTCGCGGGCGCGGTGTCGTTCAGCACGATCGTGCGGCGACGGATCGGCGAACTGCGCACGACCGCCGAGGCGATCATCGACGGCGACCTGACGCAACGCGTCCCGGTCGAGCCGGGTAGCGGCGCCTTTGCCGGACAGGCAGCGACCTTCAACCGGATGCTCGACCGGATCGCGGCGCTGGTCGAAAGCCTGCGCCACGTCGGCGGCGATGTCGCGCACGATCTGCGCACGCCGCTGGCACGGCTGCGCAGCCGGTTGGCGCTGATCGTCGCCGAAACGCCGACTCCCGCGCTCGAGGCGACGCTGGAGCAATGCGACGAATTGCTCGCGATGTTCTCGGCGATCCTGCGCATCTCCGAGGTCGAGGGCGGCGAGCGGCGGACGGCCTTCCGCGCCTTTTCGCTGGCGGGGGTGGCAACCGATGTGACCGAAACGCTCGCGGCGAGCGCCGACGACAGTGGCCATGTCCTGACGCTGACGGCGATCGAGGACGGCGAGATCGAGGGCGACCGGCAATTGTTGACGCAGGCCGCGCTCAATCTGGTCGGCAATGCGCTGACGCACAGCCCACCGGGGACGCGGGTGACGGTGGCAGTGACGCGCGCGGCGGCGCAGATGCGGCTGACGGTGACCGACAACGGACCGGGCATCCCGGCGGAAGGACGCGCGACCGCGTTGCGGCGCTTCGGCCGGCTGGATGCGAGCCGCCATCGTCCCGGGCACGGGTTGGGCCTGCCGCTGGTCGAGGCGATCGCGCGGATGCACGGCGGGACGCTGTCGTTGGAGGATGCCGGGCCGGGGTTGTGCGCGACGATCGCGGTGCCGGTGGCGGGATAGTCGGTGGGGCGTCGTATGGGGCACGCCCTTCGACAGGCTCAGGGCGAACGGGGGAGTTAGATCAGGATGCCGTCGAGCCGACGCACGTTCGTCATTGCTTCGCTGCGCTCGCAATGACGGCTCCGGTTCGAAGTTATGTCATCGCACTGCAAAGGCGTCGGTCCGGCACGGAGGCTGAAGGACCCGCGCATCGACAGGTTTGGGTCGTGATGGAAACGCGTTTACCCAGCATCGTCATTGCGAGCGCAGCGAAGCAATCCAGGGTCGGACCAGGACGCCCTAGATTGCTTCGCTGCGCTCGCAATGACGGCTGGGCGCAATTCATGTCATCACACTCGTGGCAAACGGAGGTGTACCCCCACCGTTCGTGCCGAGCCTGTCGAAGCACCTGCCCGATGCGCCTCGCTGTCCTACTCCGCCTTCGTCTCTTCGCCGTAGAACAGCTCGCCCCGCCGGATCTCTTCGCGGCCCTGCGAGACGCGATGCGCGTTGGTGTCGCGCAGCGAATAGACGCAGCCGCAATATTCCTGCTGGTAGAAATGCTCGCGCTTGGAGATTTCGATCATCCGCGCCGCGCCGCCGGCCTTGCGCCAGTTGAACGTCCAATAGGCGATATCGGGATAATGCGCCGCGGCCCGCTCGCCGCAATCGTTGATCTGCGCCATGTTCTTCCAGCGCGAGATGCCGAGCGACGAGGTGATGACGGGGAAGCCGTGCTCATGCGCGTAAAGGGCGGTCCGCTCGAACCGCATGTCGAAGCACATCGTGCAGCGCAGCCCGCGCTCCGGCTCGAACTCCATCCCGCGTGCGCGCTTGAACCAGTTGACCGTGTCGTAATCGGCATCGACGAACGGAATGTCGTGCTTCTCGGCGAAGCGGATATTCTCCTCCTTGCGAAGGACATATTCCTCCTTGGGGTGGATGTTCGGATTGTAGAAGAAGATCGTGTAGTCGATCCCGCTCGCGGTCATTGCCTCCATCACCTCGCCCGAACAGGGCGCACAGCAGGAATGGA includes:
- a CDS encoding sensor histidine kinase — its product is MVGAIIDVTERRAWAERQQVLIAELQHRTRNLIGVVRVIADKSARSSRDLPDFRQRFGDRLQALVRVQGLLSRLSDDDRVTFDSLLDAELAALDGEATAVTRAGPKGVRLRSSIVQTLAMALHELATNAVKYGALGAAGGRLSITWAVVPAEDQTPWLHIDWHETGVAMPPADTAPLGSGEGRELIERALPYQLGARTSFALGADGVRCLIAIPISRYAPG
- a CDS encoding sensor histidine kinase; the protein is MRLLEASLGRLTALFLGAFGAATALTGYASYSASRHTIETLVDRRLDEVSRALLDESLRGNAAAILARIAALSTQRETGDLGFELTDAKGQRLGGNVNVSGPVPPGFSTLGDSVLPGTATFRMQRRDAGGGLHLVTLVETEPIEGFAAVWLRSYALGFGLIVLIVVAGAVSFSTIVRRRIGELRTTAEAIIDGDLTQRVPVEPGSGAFAGQAATFNRMLDRIAALVESLRHVGGDVAHDLRTPLARLRSRLALIVAETPTPALEATLEQCDELLAMFSAILRISEVEGGERRTAFRAFSLAGVATDVTETLAASADDSGHVLTLTAIEDGEIEGDRQLLTQAALNLVGNALTHSPPGTRVTVAVTRAAAQMRLTVTDNGPGIPAEGRATALRRFGRLDASRHRPGHGLGLPLVEAIARMHGGTLSLEDAGPGLCATIAVPVAG
- a CDS encoding epoxyqueuosine reductase QueH, whose protein sequence is MTTEYDRPLLTPPDGQKKVLLHSCCAPCSGEVMEAMTASGIDYTIFFYNPNIHPKEEYVLRKEENIRFAEKHDIPFVDADYDTVNWFKRARGMEFEPERGLRCTMCFDMRFERTALYAHEHGFPVITSSLGISRWKNMAQINDCGERAAAHYPDIAYWTFNWRKAGGAARMIEISKREHFYQQEYCGCVYSLRDTNAHRVSQGREEIRRGELFYGEETKAE
- a CDS encoding LysR family transcriptional regulator, with translation MLDPDYVLFAQVIEAGSLSAAARALGISPAMASKRLARLEARLGVRLIQRTTRRLAATDAGERFHADVSAILHEIAAAEARVTGVRDEPAGVLRVSAPTSFGRLHIAPRLHDFLRAAPRVSLELNLTDANVDLVAERVDVAVRIARDIPPSLTAHRLGSSPRLLCAAPAYLAEHGQPRTPTDLLRHRLLAAEGQWPWQLVNGRRREAIDAQSHVRTNSSEIVRELALAGVGIALRSIWDVGDALAAGRLVAVLPGWEGPRDLAIHALHPRAPAVPAAVTAFVAFLKKTLDPAPWSTGGVAGDRDRDQAADAIRA
- a CDS encoding response regulator transcription factor, with the translated sequence MKLLIVEDDVEYATALQAELAQRDHQVTIAETGPSALTAVERDAFDAMILDSMLPQLSGVRVVERLRDAGHNLPVLMLSALGRSAEKIGGLTAGADDYCVKPTPAAEIEARLNALLRARGWTAVGEGDMLRAGDIVISPGQHRAWRGEEPLDLTRLEFGLLTELVRHAGSYLTRAMLIERVWGYDFEPGTNIVDAQVRLLRRKLTAGGGDDPIATKRGVGYMLRA